In Numida meleagris isolate 19003 breed g44 Domestic line chromosome 18, NumMel1.0, whole genome shotgun sequence, one DNA window encodes the following:
- the ERAL1 gene encoding GTPase Era, mitochondrial — protein MAAPMAAAVARGLRCALRAASAGPPSRRAVVLLESCARCSGSGSALGHILGLPGERPTPALGQHPPPVATSREEQARLVRGHPDQPPEPKVLRIAIIGAPNAGKSTLSNQLLGRKVFPVSKKVHTTRCKARGVITHEDTQLIILDTPGLTSPLKAKRHKLEAAMLTDPWDSMKHADLVLVLVDVSDHWTRNSLSLEVLQCLSQFPQIPSVLVLNKVDLLKKKFILLGLITELTEGIVNGKKLKVGSEFEYNSSSPAKTVLKATQASPPESRTQEPPCQPEKDKAQEGSSLDNSSDVKASESSLVTEARERKPSKYGDLKNRKGWPHFRDIFMLAALSGEEVDTLKQYLLMQAKPGPWEFHSGVLTSQSPQEICDNIIREKLLEYLPLEVPYGVTQVTELWEEGPSGELIIVQNLVVPRKSHKLMLIGRRGAVISRIAQEAGQDLMNVFLCDIRLKLKVEVKS, from the exons ATGGCGGCGCCCATGGCTGCGGCGGTGGCGCGGGGCCTACGCTGCGCCCTCAGGGCCGCGTCGGCGGGTCCGCCCTCACGGCGTGCAG TGGTCCTCCTGGAGAGCTGTGCCCGCTGCAGCGGGAGCGGTTCGGCGCTGGGCCACATCCTGGGACTCCCCGGCGAGCGGCCAACCCCGGCCCTGGGCCAGCACCCGCCGCCCGTGGCcaccagcagag AGGAGCAGGCCCGCCTGGTGCGGGGCCACCCTGACCAGCCCCCGGAGCCCAAGGTGCTGAGAATTGCCATCATCGGAGCGCCCAATGCCGGGAAGTCCACGCTCTCCAATCAGCTCTTGGGCAGAAAG GTTTTCCCAGTCTCGAAGAAAGTGCACACGACCCGATGCAAAGCGCGTGGTGTCATCACACATGAGGACACGCAGCTG atCATTCTGGACACGCCTGGTCTCACTAGTCCCTTGAAAGCCAAAAG gCATAAACTAGAGGCGGCCATGCTGACAGACCCATGGGACAGCATGAAACATGCAGATCTAG TTCTGGTTTTAGTGGACGTGTCAGACCACTGGACACGAAACTCTCTGAGCCTGGAGGTGCTGCAATGTCTTTCTCAGTTTCCCCAGATTCCCAGTGTCCTGGTTCTGAACAAG GTGGATCTGCTAAAGAAGAAGTTCATCCTACTGGGACTCATAACTGAGCTAACAGAGGGAATTGTAAatggaaagaaactgaaagtgGGGTCTGAATTTGAATATAATTCCAGTTCTCCTGCAAAAACTGTTCTGAAAGCCACTCAGGCTTCTCCACCTGAGAGTAGGACTCAGGAGCCTCCTTGTCAGCCGGAAAAAGATAAAGCCCAGGAAGGCTCTAGCTTGGATAACAGCAGCGATGTGAAGGCTTCTGAGTCCAGTCTTGTTACAGAAGCACGAGAGAGAAAGCCCTCCAAATATGGAGATTTGAAAAATAGGAAGGGCTGGCCACATTTCCGAGATATCTTCATGCTGGCAGCTCTCAGTGGAGAGGAGGTGGATACGCTGAAG CAATACCTCCTGATGCAAGCCAAGCCAGGTCCATGGGAATTCCACAGTGGGGTCTTGACCAGCCAGTCGCCTCAAGAGATCTGTGATAATATCATCAGGGAGAAGTTACTGGAGTACCTGCCACTGGAAGTCCCCTATGGTGTGACTCAG GTGACAGAGCTATGGGAGGAAGGGCCAAGCGGAGAGCTCATCATTGTGCAGAACCTCGTGGTCCCAAGAAAGTCTCATAAG CTGATGTTGATTGGAAGACGAGGTGCCGTTATCAGCAGGATTGCTCAGGAGGCCGGGCAGGACCTGATGAACGTTTTCCTCTGTGACATCCGCCTGAAGCTCAAGGTGGAGGTGAAGAGTTGA
- the FLOT2 gene encoding flotillin-2 isoform X2, whose amino-acid sequence MGNCHTVGPNEALVVSGGCCGSDVKQYVYGGWAWAWWCITDTQRLSLEVMTILCRCENIETSEGVPLYVTGVAQVKIMTEKELLAVACEQFLGKNVQDVKNVVLQTLEGHLRSILGTLTVEQIYQDRDQFAKLVREVAAPDVGRMGIEILSFTIKDVYDKVDYLSSLGKTQTAAVRRDADIGVAEAERDAGIREAECKKEMLDVKFMADTKIADSKRAFELQKAAFAEEVNIKTAEAQLAYELQSAREQQKIRQEEIEIEVVQRKKQIDVEEKEIIRKEKELIATVKRPAEAEAYRIQQIAEGEKVRQVLLAQAEAEKIRKIGEAEAFVIEAIGMAEAEGMKLKAEALQSYGEAAQLALVLDALPEIAAKVAAPLSRVDEIVVLSGESSNLTSEVNRLLAEIPASVRAITGVDLTKIPLIQKATGAQA is encoded by the exons ATGGGCAACTGCCACACGGTGGGGCCCAACGAGGCGCTGGTGGTGTCAG GTGGCTGCTGCGGCTCTGACGTGAAGCAGTATGTGTACGGAGGCTGGGCCTGGGCCTGGTGGTGCATCACGGACACCCAGAG ACTGTCTTTGGAGGTTATGACCATCCTCTGTCGCTGTGAGAATATTGAGACGTCGGAGGGGGTCCCACTGTACGTAACAGGGGTTGCACAG GTGAAGATAATGACCGAGAAGGAGCTCCTGGCTGTGGCCTGTGAGCAGTTCTTGGGGAAGAACGTGCAGGATGTGAAGAACGTGGTCCTTCAGACACTGGAGGGGCATCTGCGCTCCATCCTAG GAACCCTGACGGTGGAGCAGATCTACCAGGATAGGGACCAGTTTGCCAAGCTGGTGCGGGAGGTGGCAGCTCCAGATGTGGGTCGCATGGGTATCGAGATCCTGAGCTTTACCATCAAG GATGTCTATGATAAAGTGGATtacctgagctccctgggaaAGACTCAGACTGCAGCTGTCCGAAGGGATGCAGACATCGGCGTAGCGGAAGCCGAGCGAGATGCTGGCATTCGG GAGGCAGAGTGCAAGAAGGAAATGTTGGATGTCAAGTTCATGGCAGATACTAAAATAGCAGATTCCAAGCGTGCTTTTGAATTGCAGAAGGCTGCCTTTGCTGAAGAGGTCAACATTAAG ACGGCTGAGGCCCAGCTGGCCTACGAGCTCCAGAGTGCCCGGGAGCAGCAGAAGATCCGCCAGGAGGAGATAGAAATCGAGGTGGTGCAACGCAAGAAGCAGATCGATGTCGAAGAGAAGGAGATCATCCGGAAGGAGAAGGAGCTGATAGCCACTGTGAAGCGGCCGGCTGAGGCCGAAGCCTACCGCATCCAGCAGATCGCCGAGGGGGAGAA GGTAAGGCAAGTCCTCCTGGCTCAGGCGGAGGCGGAGAAGATCCGCAAGATCGGAGAAGCAGAGGCCTTTGTGATTGAGGCCATCGGGATGGCAGAGGCCGAGGGGATGAAGCTGAAGGCCGAAGCGCTCCAGAGCTACGGGGAAGCCGCCCAGCTGGCTCTGGTGCTGGATGCGCTGCCTGAG ATTGCTGCCAAAGTGGCTGCTCCGCTCTCCAGAGTGGATGAGATCGTTGTTCTCAGCGGGGAGAGCAGCAACCTGACGTCCGAGGTGAACCGTCTGCTGGCTGAGATCCCCGCCTCTGTGCGTGCCATCACCGGCGTGGACCTCACAAAG ATTCCCCTGATCCAGAAAGCCACTGGGGCCCAGGCATGA
- the FLOT2 gene encoding flotillin-2 isoform X1, giving the protein MGNCHTVGPNEALVVSGGCCGSDVKQYVYGGWAWAWWCITDTQRISLEIMTLQPRCEDVETAEGVALTVTGVAQVKIMTEKELLAVACEQFLGKNVQDVKNVVLQTLEGHLRSILGTLTVEQIYQDRDQFAKLVREVAAPDVGRMGIEILSFTIKDVYDKVDYLSSLGKTQTAAVRRDADIGVAEAERDAGIREAECKKEMLDVKFMADTKIADSKRAFELQKAAFAEEVNIKTAEAQLAYELQSAREQQKIRQEEIEIEVVQRKKQIDVEEKEIIRKEKELIATVKRPAEAEAYRIQQIAEGEKVRQVLLAQAEAEKIRKIGEAEAFVIEAIGMAEAEGMKLKAEALQSYGEAAQLALVLDALPEIAAKVAAPLSRVDEIVVLSGESSNLTSEVNRLLAEIPASVRAITGVDLTKIPLIQKATGAQA; this is encoded by the exons ATGGGCAACTGCCACACGGTGGGGCCCAACGAGGCGCTGGTGGTGTCAG GTGGCTGCTGCGGCTCTGACGTGAAGCAGTATGTGTACGGAGGCTGGGCCTGGGCCTGGTGGTGCATCACGGACACCCAGAG GATTTCCCTAGAGATAATGACGTTACAGCCCAGGTGTGAGGACGTAGAGACGGCGGAGGGGGTAGCTTTAACTGTCACGGGTGTGGCACAG GTGAAGATAATGACCGAGAAGGAGCTCCTGGCTGTGGCCTGTGAGCAGTTCTTGGGGAAGAACGTGCAGGATGTGAAGAACGTGGTCCTTCAGACACTGGAGGGGCATCTGCGCTCCATCCTAG GAACCCTGACGGTGGAGCAGATCTACCAGGATAGGGACCAGTTTGCCAAGCTGGTGCGGGAGGTGGCAGCTCCAGATGTGGGTCGCATGGGTATCGAGATCCTGAGCTTTACCATCAAG GATGTCTATGATAAAGTGGATtacctgagctccctgggaaAGACTCAGACTGCAGCTGTCCGAAGGGATGCAGACATCGGCGTAGCGGAAGCCGAGCGAGATGCTGGCATTCGG GAGGCAGAGTGCAAGAAGGAAATGTTGGATGTCAAGTTCATGGCAGATACTAAAATAGCAGATTCCAAGCGTGCTTTTGAATTGCAGAAGGCTGCCTTTGCTGAAGAGGTCAACATTAAG ACGGCTGAGGCCCAGCTGGCCTACGAGCTCCAGAGTGCCCGGGAGCAGCAGAAGATCCGCCAGGAGGAGATAGAAATCGAGGTGGTGCAACGCAAGAAGCAGATCGATGTCGAAGAGAAGGAGATCATCCGGAAGGAGAAGGAGCTGATAGCCACTGTGAAGCGGCCGGCTGAGGCCGAAGCCTACCGCATCCAGCAGATCGCCGAGGGGGAGAA GGTAAGGCAAGTCCTCCTGGCTCAGGCGGAGGCGGAGAAGATCCGCAAGATCGGAGAAGCAGAGGCCTTTGTGATTGAGGCCATCGGGATGGCAGAGGCCGAGGGGATGAAGCTGAAGGCCGAAGCGCTCCAGAGCTACGGGGAAGCCGCCCAGCTGGCTCTGGTGCTGGATGCGCTGCCTGAG ATTGCTGCCAAAGTGGCTGCTCCGCTCTCCAGAGTGGATGAGATCGTTGTTCTCAGCGGGGAGAGCAGCAACCTGACGTCCGAGGTGAACCGTCTGCTGGCTGAGATCCCCGCCTCTGTGCGTGCCATCACCGGCGTGGACCTCACAAAG ATTCCCCTGATCCAGAAAGCCACTGGGGCCCAGGCATGA
- the FLOT2 gene encoding flotillin-2 isoform X5 — MTEKELLAVACEQFLGKNVQDVKNVVLQTLEGHLRSILGTLTVEQIYQDRDQFAKLVREVAAPDVGRMGIEILSFTIKDVYDKVDYLSSLGKTQTAAVRRDADIGVAEAERDAGIREAECKKEMLDVKFMADTKIADSKRAFELQKAAFAEEVNIKTAEAQLAYELQSAREQQKIRQEEIEIEVVQRKKQIDVEEKEIIRKEKELIATVKRPAEAEAYRIQQIAEGEKVRQVLLAQAEAEKIRKIGEAEAFVIEAIGMAEAEGMKLKAEALQSYGEAAQLALVLDALPEIAAKVAAPLSRVDEIVVLSGESSNLTSEVNRLLAEIPASVRAITGVDLTKIPLIQKATGAQA; from the exons ATGACCGAGAAGGAGCTCCTGGCTGTGGCCTGTGAGCAGTTCTTGGGGAAGAACGTGCAGGATGTGAAGAACGTGGTCCTTCAGACACTGGAGGGGCATCTGCGCTCCATCCTAG GAACCCTGACGGTGGAGCAGATCTACCAGGATAGGGACCAGTTTGCCAAGCTGGTGCGGGAGGTGGCAGCTCCAGATGTGGGTCGCATGGGTATCGAGATCCTGAGCTTTACCATCAAG GATGTCTATGATAAAGTGGATtacctgagctccctgggaaAGACTCAGACTGCAGCTGTCCGAAGGGATGCAGACATCGGCGTAGCGGAAGCCGAGCGAGATGCTGGCATTCGG GAGGCAGAGTGCAAGAAGGAAATGTTGGATGTCAAGTTCATGGCAGATACTAAAATAGCAGATTCCAAGCGTGCTTTTGAATTGCAGAAGGCTGCCTTTGCTGAAGAGGTCAACATTAAG ACGGCTGAGGCCCAGCTGGCCTACGAGCTCCAGAGTGCCCGGGAGCAGCAGAAGATCCGCCAGGAGGAGATAGAAATCGAGGTGGTGCAACGCAAGAAGCAGATCGATGTCGAAGAGAAGGAGATCATCCGGAAGGAGAAGGAGCTGATAGCCACTGTGAAGCGGCCGGCTGAGGCCGAAGCCTACCGCATCCAGCAGATCGCCGAGGGGGAGAA GGTAAGGCAAGTCCTCCTGGCTCAGGCGGAGGCGGAGAAGATCCGCAAGATCGGAGAAGCAGAGGCCTTTGTGATTGAGGCCATCGGGATGGCAGAGGCCGAGGGGATGAAGCTGAAGGCCGAAGCGCTCCAGAGCTACGGGGAAGCCGCCCAGCTGGCTCTGGTGCTGGATGCGCTGCCTGAG ATTGCTGCCAAAGTGGCTGCTCCGCTCTCCAGAGTGGATGAGATCGTTGTTCTCAGCGGGGAGAGCAGCAACCTGACGTCCGAGGTGAACCGTCTGCTGGCTGAGATCCCCGCCTCTGTGCGTGCCATCACCGGCGTGGACCTCACAAAG ATTCCCCTGATCCAGAAAGCCACTGGGGCCCAGGCATGA
- the DHRS13 gene encoding dehydrogenase/reductase SDR family member 13 isoform X1: MDGVWPGGAAAELGAAPQGWPDPELCALPALQPHFDRSLPFSSRPCAKPWARGARSLGAARSLLPLFLLPFLPALGMGWWLPAAGLLCALLCALLRFALRGPAPPLALPSLRGRTAIVTGGSGGIGEAAARELARGGARVVLATRNALRGEAAARRIRRDTGNPEVLFMPLDLSSLRSVRAFAASFLQREPHLHLLINNAGVSAGGTTEDGFSLPFQVNHLGHFLLTQLLLQRLQSSAPSRVVIVASSAHCAGRLHMAELGRSPRGPFAAFQDYCDSKLANVLHARQLAARLQGTGVTAYAVHPGMGSSVPSGLLVARLHRAPLRTEHPCAWCSLCTEHPCVLRIFYTVRLFARRPFACLSPLHTASLCTIHPIAQCIPLHGAPLCAAHPFHSSSAQRPFACHIPLHSASLCTAHLLAQCNIPHSALLCMLRLFAGGSPPHRCLLQCTPFPSPCRFCQHAAVPPRTALAAAAVDAALPVLFPQCSRGRAHSAVLCHAGRPRALQRLLLR, from the exons atGGACGGCGTGTGGCCGGggggtgctgcagcagagctcgGTGCTGCTCCGCAGGGCTGGCCCGACCCGGAGCTTTGCGCTCTCCCCGCGCTGCAGCCGCACTTTGACCGCTCGCTTCCCTTTTCCTCCCGTCCTTGCGCGAAGCCCTGGGCCCGCGGCGCTCGCTCGCTCGGAGCAGCACGGagccttcttcctcttttcctcctccccttcctccctgccctcgggatgggttggtggctgCCGGCTGCGGGGCTGCTCTGCGCGCTGCTCTGCGCGCTGCTCCGCTTCGCCCtgcgcggccccgcgccgccgctcGCCCTCCCCTCGCTGCGCGGCCGCACCGCCATCGTCACCG GGGGAAGCGGCGGGATCGGGGAGGCCGCGGCGCGGGAGCTGGCGCGGGGCGGAGCGCGCGTGGTGCTGGCAACGCGCAACGCGCTGCGGGGAGAGGCGGCCGCACGGCGCATCCGGAGG GACACGGGGAACCCTGAAGTGCTCTTCATGCCGCTGGACCTCAGCAGCCTCCGCTCGGTGCGCGCCTTCGCCGCATCCTTCCTGCAGCGGGAGCCCCACCTGCACCTCCTCATCAACAACGCCG GGGTGAGCGCCGGGGGCACGACGGAGGACGGTTTCAGCCTGCCCTTCCAGGTGAACCACCTGGGCCACTTCCTGCTGACccaactgctgctgcagcgccTGCAGAGCAGCGCCCCGAGCCGCGTGGTCATCGTCGCCTCCTCTGCGCACTGCGCCGGCCGCCTGCACATGGCCGAGCTCGGCCGCTCGCCCCGCGGCCCCTTCGCTGCCTTCCAGGATTACTGTGACAGCAAGCTGGCCAACGTGCTGCACGCCCGGCAGCTGGCAGCGCGCCTGCAAGGCACCGGGGTCACCGCCTACGCCGTGCACCCAGGTATGGGCAGCTCCGTGCCAAGCGGTTTGCTTGTTGCACGCTTGCACAGAGCACCCCTTCGCACGGAGCATCCCTGTGCATGGTGTTCCCTTTGCACTGAGCATCCCTGTGTGCTGCGCATCTTTTACACAGTTCGCCTTTTTGCACGGCGTCCCTTTGCATGTCTCAGCCCTTTGCACACTGCATCCCTCTGCACGATTCATCCTATTGCGCAGTGCATCCCTCTGCATGGAGCACCCCTCTGTGCAGCACACCCTTTCCACAGTTCATCTGCACAGCGTCCTTTTGCATGCCATATCCCTTTGCACAGTGCATCCCTTTGCACAGCACATCTGCTTGCACAGTGCAACATTCCGCACAGCGCATTGCTTTGCATGCTGCGTCTCTTTGCTGGTGGGTCCCCTCCCCACCGGTGCCTGCTGCAATGCacccccttcccctctccctgcaggttTTGTCAACACGCAGCTGTTCCGCCACGCACCGCTCTGGCTGCAGCCGCTGTGGACGCCGCTCTCCCGGTTCTGTTTCCGCAGTGCAGCCGAGGGCGCGCGCACAGTGCTGTTCTGTGCCACGCAGGACGGCCTCGAGCCCTTCAGCGGCTGCTACTTCGCTGA
- the FLOT2 gene encoding flotillin-2 isoform X3: MTLQPRCEDVETAEGVALTVTGVAQVKIMTEKELLAVACEQFLGKNVQDVKNVVLQTLEGHLRSILGTLTVEQIYQDRDQFAKLVREVAAPDVGRMGIEILSFTIKDVYDKVDYLSSLGKTQTAAVRRDADIGVAEAERDAGIREAECKKEMLDVKFMADTKIADSKRAFELQKAAFAEEVNIKTAEAQLAYELQSAREQQKIRQEEIEIEVVQRKKQIDVEEKEIIRKEKELIATVKRPAEAEAYRIQQIAEGEKVRQVLLAQAEAEKIRKIGEAEAFVIEAIGMAEAEGMKLKAEALQSYGEAAQLALVLDALPEIAAKVAAPLSRVDEIVVLSGESSNLTSEVNRLLAEIPASVRAITGVDLTKIPLIQKATGAQA; this comes from the exons ATGACGTTACAGCCCAGGTGTGAGGACGTAGAGACGGCGGAGGGGGTAGCTTTAACTGTCACGGGTGTGGCACAG GTGAAGATAATGACCGAGAAGGAGCTCCTGGCTGTGGCCTGTGAGCAGTTCTTGGGGAAGAACGTGCAGGATGTGAAGAACGTGGTCCTTCAGACACTGGAGGGGCATCTGCGCTCCATCCTAG GAACCCTGACGGTGGAGCAGATCTACCAGGATAGGGACCAGTTTGCCAAGCTGGTGCGGGAGGTGGCAGCTCCAGATGTGGGTCGCATGGGTATCGAGATCCTGAGCTTTACCATCAAG GATGTCTATGATAAAGTGGATtacctgagctccctgggaaAGACTCAGACTGCAGCTGTCCGAAGGGATGCAGACATCGGCGTAGCGGAAGCCGAGCGAGATGCTGGCATTCGG GAGGCAGAGTGCAAGAAGGAAATGTTGGATGTCAAGTTCATGGCAGATACTAAAATAGCAGATTCCAAGCGTGCTTTTGAATTGCAGAAGGCTGCCTTTGCTGAAGAGGTCAACATTAAG ACGGCTGAGGCCCAGCTGGCCTACGAGCTCCAGAGTGCCCGGGAGCAGCAGAAGATCCGCCAGGAGGAGATAGAAATCGAGGTGGTGCAACGCAAGAAGCAGATCGATGTCGAAGAGAAGGAGATCATCCGGAAGGAGAAGGAGCTGATAGCCACTGTGAAGCGGCCGGCTGAGGCCGAAGCCTACCGCATCCAGCAGATCGCCGAGGGGGAGAA GGTAAGGCAAGTCCTCCTGGCTCAGGCGGAGGCGGAGAAGATCCGCAAGATCGGAGAAGCAGAGGCCTTTGTGATTGAGGCCATCGGGATGGCAGAGGCCGAGGGGATGAAGCTGAAGGCCGAAGCGCTCCAGAGCTACGGGGAAGCCGCCCAGCTGGCTCTGGTGCTGGATGCGCTGCCTGAG ATTGCTGCCAAAGTGGCTGCTCCGCTCTCCAGAGTGGATGAGATCGTTGTTCTCAGCGGGGAGAGCAGCAACCTGACGTCCGAGGTGAACCGTCTGCTGGCTGAGATCCCCGCCTCTGTGCGTGCCATCACCGGCGTGGACCTCACAAAG ATTCCCCTGATCCAGAAAGCCACTGGGGCCCAGGCATGA
- the DHRS13 gene encoding dehydrogenase/reductase SDR family member 13 isoform X2, producing the protein MDGVWPGGAAAELGAAPQGWPDPELCALPALQPHFDRSLPFSSRPCAKPWARGARSLGAARSLLPLFLLPFLPALGMGWWLPAAGLLCALLCALLRFALRGPAPPLALPSLRGRTAIVTGGSGGIGEAAARELARGGARVVLATRNALRGEAAARRIRRDTGNPEVLFMPLDLSSLRSVRAFAASFLQREPHLHLLINNAGVSAGGTTEDGFSLPFQVNHLGHFLLTQLLLQRLQSSAPSRVVIVASSAHCAGRLHMAELGRSPRGPFAAFQDYCDSKLANVLHARQLAARLQGTGVTAYAVHPGFVNTQLFRHAPLWLQPLWTPLSRFCFRSAAEGARTVLFCATQDGLEPFSGCYFADCRPLQPWAQGRDDAAARELWDRSERLLGLQPSLCTPAE; encoded by the exons atGGACGGCGTGTGGCCGGggggtgctgcagcagagctcgGTGCTGCTCCGCAGGGCTGGCCCGACCCGGAGCTTTGCGCTCTCCCCGCGCTGCAGCCGCACTTTGACCGCTCGCTTCCCTTTTCCTCCCGTCCTTGCGCGAAGCCCTGGGCCCGCGGCGCTCGCTCGCTCGGAGCAGCACGGagccttcttcctcttttcctcctccccttcctccctgccctcgggatgggttggtggctgCCGGCTGCGGGGCTGCTCTGCGCGCTGCTCTGCGCGCTGCTCCGCTTCGCCCtgcgcggccccgcgccgccgctcGCCCTCCCCTCGCTGCGCGGCCGCACCGCCATCGTCACCG GGGGAAGCGGCGGGATCGGGGAGGCCGCGGCGCGGGAGCTGGCGCGGGGCGGAGCGCGCGTGGTGCTGGCAACGCGCAACGCGCTGCGGGGAGAGGCGGCCGCACGGCGCATCCGGAGG GACACGGGGAACCCTGAAGTGCTCTTCATGCCGCTGGACCTCAGCAGCCTCCGCTCGGTGCGCGCCTTCGCCGCATCCTTCCTGCAGCGGGAGCCCCACCTGCACCTCCTCATCAACAACGCCG GGGTGAGCGCCGGGGGCACGACGGAGGACGGTTTCAGCCTGCCCTTCCAGGTGAACCACCTGGGCCACTTCCTGCTGACccaactgctgctgcagcgccTGCAGAGCAGCGCCCCGAGCCGCGTGGTCATCGTCGCCTCCTCTGCGCACTGCGCCGGCCGCCTGCACATGGCCGAGCTCGGCCGCTCGCCCCGCGGCCCCTTCGCTGCCTTCCAGGATTACTGTGACAGCAAGCTGGCCAACGTGCTGCACGCCCGGCAGCTGGCAGCGCGCCTGCAAGGCACCGGGGTCACCGCCTACGCCGTGCACCCAG gttTTGTCAACACGCAGCTGTTCCGCCACGCACCGCTCTGGCTGCAGCCGCTGTGGACGCCGCTCTCCCGGTTCTGTTTCCGCAGTGCAGCCGAGGGCGCGCGCACAGTGCTGTTCTGTGCCACGCAGGACGGCCTCGAGCCCTTCAGCGGCTGCTACTTCGCTGACTGCCGCCcgctgcagccctgggctcaGGGCAGGGACGATGCTGCAGCACGGGAGCTGTGGGACCGCAGCGAgaggctgctggggctgcagccctccttGTGCACACCTGCGGAATAA
- the FLOT2 gene encoding flotillin-2 isoform X4: MTILCRCENIETSEGVPLYVTGVAQVKIMTEKELLAVACEQFLGKNVQDVKNVVLQTLEGHLRSILGTLTVEQIYQDRDQFAKLVREVAAPDVGRMGIEILSFTIKDVYDKVDYLSSLGKTQTAAVRRDADIGVAEAERDAGIREAECKKEMLDVKFMADTKIADSKRAFELQKAAFAEEVNIKTAEAQLAYELQSAREQQKIRQEEIEIEVVQRKKQIDVEEKEIIRKEKELIATVKRPAEAEAYRIQQIAEGEKVRQVLLAQAEAEKIRKIGEAEAFVIEAIGMAEAEGMKLKAEALQSYGEAAQLALVLDALPEIAAKVAAPLSRVDEIVVLSGESSNLTSEVNRLLAEIPASVRAITGVDLTKIPLIQKATGAQA, translated from the exons ATGACCATCCTCTGTCGCTGTGAGAATATTGAGACGTCGGAGGGGGTCCCACTGTACGTAACAGGGGTTGCACAG GTGAAGATAATGACCGAGAAGGAGCTCCTGGCTGTGGCCTGTGAGCAGTTCTTGGGGAAGAACGTGCAGGATGTGAAGAACGTGGTCCTTCAGACACTGGAGGGGCATCTGCGCTCCATCCTAG GAACCCTGACGGTGGAGCAGATCTACCAGGATAGGGACCAGTTTGCCAAGCTGGTGCGGGAGGTGGCAGCTCCAGATGTGGGTCGCATGGGTATCGAGATCCTGAGCTTTACCATCAAG GATGTCTATGATAAAGTGGATtacctgagctccctgggaaAGACTCAGACTGCAGCTGTCCGAAGGGATGCAGACATCGGCGTAGCGGAAGCCGAGCGAGATGCTGGCATTCGG GAGGCAGAGTGCAAGAAGGAAATGTTGGATGTCAAGTTCATGGCAGATACTAAAATAGCAGATTCCAAGCGTGCTTTTGAATTGCAGAAGGCTGCCTTTGCTGAAGAGGTCAACATTAAG ACGGCTGAGGCCCAGCTGGCCTACGAGCTCCAGAGTGCCCGGGAGCAGCAGAAGATCCGCCAGGAGGAGATAGAAATCGAGGTGGTGCAACGCAAGAAGCAGATCGATGTCGAAGAGAAGGAGATCATCCGGAAGGAGAAGGAGCTGATAGCCACTGTGAAGCGGCCGGCTGAGGCCGAAGCCTACCGCATCCAGCAGATCGCCGAGGGGGAGAA GGTAAGGCAAGTCCTCCTGGCTCAGGCGGAGGCGGAGAAGATCCGCAAGATCGGAGAAGCAGAGGCCTTTGTGATTGAGGCCATCGGGATGGCAGAGGCCGAGGGGATGAAGCTGAAGGCCGAAGCGCTCCAGAGCTACGGGGAAGCCGCCCAGCTGGCTCTGGTGCTGGATGCGCTGCCTGAG ATTGCTGCCAAAGTGGCTGCTCCGCTCTCCAGAGTGGATGAGATCGTTGTTCTCAGCGGGGAGAGCAGCAACCTGACGTCCGAGGTGAACCGTCTGCTGGCTGAGATCCCCGCCTCTGTGCGTGCCATCACCGGCGTGGACCTCACAAAG ATTCCCCTGATCCAGAAAGCCACTGGGGCCCAGGCATGA